One Marinitoga hydrogenitolerans DSM 16785 DNA window includes the following coding sequences:
- a CDS encoding ABC transporter substrate-binding protein has product MKKFIVIFMLISLIVVGFGVETLVVTSRLWTPPTEKEFIINEIIKPFEDMYGVKVRFQTMDDQSILDQIDVQTKTNKVTTDVIILYASNMPKAVDKGYVYDLTPFVSKWTDRTFSKGFDSMTVFNGRRYFLPVGADVYLTLINKKALKYKPEEIDINNLTWEQLAEWANIVARAEGEGKFAVTGVPMKSLIYQIGAIALSYGADWPDLDNPGSMAAWYLLYKMKDAFSPSIKTYDDTRPPMKREETWMTVAHSARVGEVYNSNPTQFIVAPVPKGPAGRGSVAGTSGFAIVKGTKHFDLALKFLEYMTRPDIMLKASKGTGGFIPPVDEALEFLGNDSKDIIIKNAVKVMNEGVLAYIAPIWKDWGQVKLVYDDLFKKMILEDKKFEPDLMELYQFKIDAMRK; this is encoded by the coding sequence ATGAAAAAGTTTATTGTTATCTTTATGCTTATTTCTTTGATTGTTGTTGGATTTGGTGTGGAAACATTAGTAGTAACATCAAGATTATGGACTCCACCAACAGAGAAAGAGTTTATTATTAATGAGATTATTAAACCTTTCGAAGATATGTATGGTGTAAAAGTTAGATTCCAAACTATGGATGATCAAAGTATATTAGATCAAATCGATGTTCAGACAAAAACCAATAAAGTAACAACAGATGTAATAATTCTTTATGCTTCTAATATGCCAAAAGCAGTAGATAAAGGATATGTATATGATTTAACACCATTTGTTTCAAAATGGACAGATAGAACATTTTCTAAAGGATTTGATTCAATGACTGTTTTTAATGGGCGTAGGTATTTTCTTCCTGTTGGTGCAGATGTATATTTAACATTGATAAATAAGAAAGCTTTAAAGTATAAACCAGAGGAGATTGATATAAATAATTTGACATGGGAACAATTGGCAGAATGGGCAAATATTGTTGCCAGAGCAGAAGGGGAAGGAAAATTTGCTGTAACAGGTGTTCCAATGAAATCTCTTATTTATCAAATTGGAGCTATAGCTTTATCATATGGAGCAGATTGGCCAGATCTTGATAACCCTGGTTCTATGGCAGCATGGTATCTTTTATACAAAATGAAAGATGCATTTTCACCTTCTATAAAAACATATGATGATACAAGACCACCTATGAAAAGAGAAGAAACCTGGATGACAGTTGCTCATAGTGCTCGTGTTGGAGAAGTTTATAATAGTAATCCAACACAGTTTATTGTAGCGCCAGTTCCAAAAGGACCAGCTGGAAGAGGTTCAGTAGCAGGAACAAGTGGATTCGCTATAGTTAAAGGAACAAAACATTTTGATTTAGCTTTGAAATTTTTGGAATATATGACAAGACCAGATATAATGTTAAAAGCAAGTAAAGGAACTGGAGGTTTTATCCCTCCTGTTGATGAAGCATTGGAATTTTTGGGAAATGATTCTAAAGACATAATTATAAAAAATGCAGTTAAAGTAATGAATGAGGGAGTATTGGCATATATTGCTCCTATCTGGAAAGATTGGGGTCAAGTTAAATTAGTTTATGATGATTTATTCAAGAAAATGATTTTAGAGGATAAAAAGTTTGAACCAGATTTAATGGAATTATATCAATTTAAGATTGATGCAATGAGAAAATAA
- a CDS encoding carbohydrate ABC transporter permease, producing the protein MKDTLEKKWVPYLLITPTILFYMIFWLRPVLTAVIYSFFDENNIFTFNNYLTILKDPFFKKAVINTSIFVFISVTLEFVISLLLALIINKKFKGAQLLLSIALIPMSLPAVAVGAMWSSGFASYGWLNSLLYHFGIIDANQKILFLAGDDFQSLMLIILIDAWQVIPFMMIILLAGLQGIPKDSIEAGYIFGGTKITVLKKITLPMLKSSIQTALILRIISAIQVWLIIVMIYGYRRIPVLLEEVVFYKEQILGFYRVALAYSVIVSIIVSFVSIIYLKVSGAFEKGDVQ; encoded by the coding sequence TTGAAAGATACTTTAGAAAAGAAATGGGTTCCATATTTATTAATTACTCCTACAATATTATTTTATATGATTTTTTGGTTAAGACCGGTTTTAACTGCTGTAATTTATAGTTTTTTTGATGAAAATAATATTTTTACATTTAATAATTATCTGACGATTTTAAAAGATCCTTTTTTTAAAAAAGCTGTTATTAACACATCTATATTTGTTTTTATATCTGTAACTTTAGAATTTGTAATCTCGTTATTATTAGCATTAATTATAAATAAAAAATTTAAAGGTGCTCAATTGCTATTATCTATTGCTCTTATACCAATGTCGCTTCCGGCAGTAGCAGTGGGTGCAATGTGGTCAAGTGGTTTTGCTTCCTATGGGTGGTTAAATAGTTTATTATACCATTTTGGAATAATAGATGCCAATCAAAAAATTCTTTTTTTAGCAGGAGATGATTTTCAATCTCTGATGCTAATTATATTAATAGATGCATGGCAGGTTATTCCATTTATGATGATTATTTTATTAGCTGGATTACAAGGGATACCAAAAGATTCTATTGAAGCTGGATATATTTTTGGTGGTACAAAAATTACAGTATTAAAGAAAATTACACTTCCAATGTTAAAATCAAGTATTCAAACAGCTTTAATATTAAGAATAATTTCAGCAATTCAAGTCTGGTTAATTATTGTAATGATATATGGTTATAGAAGAATTCCTGTTCTTTTAGAAGAAGTAGTTTTTTATAAAGAACAAATATTAGGATTTTATAGAGTGGCTTTAGCTTATTCTGTAATCGTTTCAATAATTGTTTCGTTTGTTTCTATAATTTATCTTAAAGTATCTGGTGCGTTTGAAAAGGGTGATGTTCAATGA
- a CDS encoding carbohydrate ABC transporter permease, whose protein sequence is MNIIKSPKKIVSSTLFYIVIAGIIFVIITPIYFLVTISLMSDQEAYDWPTRLVPSFFNQFRLELSENDKYIISVYSPSKEAYVTILETNDFDELQTFIRRKTNSHIKKDLFENQLEKVKELTKKNSKELKVLNLNKKNLESKINFLNVEIGRLREKMEIAEKMGGMDELLKQIKEEINKKDKEIKALEVELKKIEDDFDKLGTVHFKVAKKLFDNYVTFFRVTSDAFPALIRSIQVAALTVLISLTIGGMAGYAFARYYFKGKNMLKLSVLFVRMFPGISIAMPMVIILINMGFYDKPIGLSLVYSVGQIGMTIWITASIFMGISVELEEAAMVFGTSRFGAFMKITLPLALPGLAASAMYAFIGSWAETAQAIVLTQFNPTFPVVVYQTLVGAKGLINLSAAGGVALALPAVIFTLIIRRYILQMWGGVRV, encoded by the coding sequence ATGAATATAATAAAATCTCCTAAAAAAATAGTGTCTTCAACACTATTTTATATAGTAATTGCAGGAATTATATTTGTTATAATAACACCTATTTATTTTTTGGTAACTATTTCTCTAATGTCTGATCAGGAAGCATATGACTGGCCTACAAGATTAGTCCCTTCATTTTTTAATCAATTTCGTCTTGAGTTATCAGAAAATGATAAATACATAATAAGTGTATACAGTCCTTCAAAAGAAGCATATGTGACAATACTTGAAACAAATGATTTTGATGAATTACAAACTTTTATTAGAAGAAAAACAAATAGCCATATAAAAAAGGATTTATTTGAAAATCAATTGGAGAAAGTAAAAGAATTAACAAAGAAAAATTCAAAAGAATTAAAAGTGTTAAATTTAAATAAAAAAAACTTAGAGAGTAAGATAAATTTTTTAAATGTTGAAATTGGTAGATTAAGAGAAAAAATGGAAATAGCGGAAAAAATGGGAGGTATGGATGAACTTCTGAAACAGATAAAAGAGGAAATAAATAAGAAAGATAAAGAAATAAAAGCGCTTGAAGTGGAATTAAAAAAAATTGAAGATGATTTTGATAAACTTGGAACTGTCCATTTTAAGGTTGCCAAAAAATTATTCGATAATTATGTAACATTTTTTAGAGTTACAAGCGATGCATTTCCAGCGTTAATAAGAAGTATACAGGTTGCAGCACTTACAGTTTTGATTTCCTTAACTATAGGTGGTATGGCTGGATATGCTTTTGCAAGATATTATTTTAAAGGAAAAAATATGTTGAAATTAAGTGTTTTATTTGTAAGAATGTTTCCGGGTATTTCTATAGCTATGCCAATGGTAATTATTTTAATTAATATGGGATTTTACGATAAACCTATTGGATTATCTTTGGTGTATTCTGTTGGGCAAATTGGAATGACGATTTGGATAACAGCAAGTATATTTATGGGAATATCAGTTGAGTTGGAGGAAGCAGCTATGGTTTTTGGAACATCAAGGTTTGGTGCATTTATGAAAATTACACTTCCTTTGGCTTTACCAGGATTAGCAGCGAGTGCGATGTATGCATTTATAGGTAGCTGGGCAGAAACAGCTCAAGCTATAGTTTTAACACAATTTAACCCAACGTTTCCTGTTGTGGTTTATCAAACTTTGGTAGGAGCTAAGGGTTTAATAAATTTAAGTGCAGCAGGTGGCGTGGCTTTGGCACTTCCAGCTGTAATATTTACTTTAATTATTAGACGTTATATACTTCAAATGTGGGGTGGAGTGAGAGTATAA
- a CDS encoding ABC transporter ATP-binding protein, with amino-acid sequence MATLELIQLSKKYGKTVWGAKDVNLKVDNGEFVVFLGPSGCGKTTTLRMIAGLEEVTIGKIFIDGKDVTYLEPRKREVSMVFQSYAVWPHMTVYENIAFPLKLKKMSKSEVDIIVKEVSEMVKIKEYLNRYPRQLSGGQRQRVALARALAVKPKIFLMDEPLSNLDAKLRVKMRTELKAIHNQTGATTIFVTHDQSEALSMADRIVVMRDGHIEQVGTPDDVYFDSENIFVAGFIGTPPTNFFEMNINVEKGKVKFFNEHLEFYLPDKIKNILKDYNKNKIILGIRPESFEIVDEKDKSYFTEKVLVVEPQGSHQIIALKIGEQIVKIIAPSFPKYKPNDVINIGFDEDRIMLFDIDNKKRVRG; translated from the coding sequence ATGGCTACATTAGAACTTATCCAACTTTCAAAAAAATATGGAAAAACAGTTTGGGGAGCTAAAGATGTTAACTTAAAGGTAGATAATGGAGAATTTGTAGTGTTTTTAGGTCCTTCAGGATGTGGAAAAACAACAACTTTAAGAATGATAGCAGGGTTGGAAGAGGTAACTATTGGAAAAATTTTTATTGATGGTAAAGATGTTACTTATTTAGAGCCAAGGAAAAGAGAGGTTAGTATGGTTTTTCAGAGCTATGCAGTATGGCCTCATATGACGGTGTATGAAAATATTGCGTTTCCCCTAAAACTGAAAAAAATGTCCAAATCAGAGGTGGATATAATAGTAAAAGAAGTTTCTGAAATGGTTAAAATAAAAGAATATTTAAATCGTTATCCACGTCAATTATCAGGAGGTCAAAGACAGAGAGTAGCTTTAGCCAGAGCTTTAGCTGTTAAACCTAAAATATTTTTGATGGATGAACCTCTTTCTAATTTAGATGCAAAATTAAGAGTTAAAATGAGAACAGAGCTTAAAGCTATTCATAATCAAACAGGAGCCACCACCATTTTTGTAACACATGATCAATCAGAAGCATTATCTATGGCAGACCGAATAGTGGTAATGAGAGATGGGCATATTGAACAAGTAGGAACACCAGATGATGTTTATTTTGATAGTGAAAATATATTTGTAGCTGGATTTATAGGAACACCACCTACCAATTTTTTTGAAATGAATATAAATGTTGAAAAAGGAAAAGTTAAGTTTTTCAATGAGCATTTGGAATTTTATTTACCAGATAAAATAAAAAATATATTAAAAGATTATAATAAAAATAAAATAATATTAGGAATTAGGCCAGAAAGTTTTGAAATAGTTGATGAAAAAGACAAATCGTATTTTACAGAAAAGGTTTTAGTTGTAGAACCTCAAGGATCTCATCAAATTATAGCTCTTAAAATTGGGGAGCAAATAGTTAAAATAATTGCACCATCTTTTCCGAAATATAAACCAAATGATGTAATAAATATAGGTTTTGATGAGGATAGAATAATGCTTTTTGATATTGACAATAAAAAAAGAGTAAGAGGGTGA
- the mggS gene encoding mannosylglucosylglycerate synthase, whose protein sequence is MNVALLHYRGGLMDGVSLEMEKWKKVLEKLGHKVDIVAGNNNNGVDVYIKEIGFETPEYKLINKNSFEKLEDFSENELIELIDLKSTEILHIFNEKLSKYDIIISNNVWSLGAYLPVAIALKKYADKNKEKIFISHHHDFWWEREYFLHPTTEKIKELLIKYCPSVGNNIKHVVINSFAKDELYKRKNINSTIVPNVMNFDEPFEVSKILNNKIRQEFNIPSSSVVFLQATRITRRKAIELAIDLMENVNYKMKDYVGKKLYNDEIYNGENFLVFSGMSEDEEYKNELYKKAEELNVKIIDMYDFVEKGIWSFWDIYSVSDIITYPSILEGWGNQLLEAIIAKKPVVLFEYDVFLKDIKFSGLEYISLGNKYIKKNGLMEIDNKILEDASNSIIKILFDKNKYFEMVNKNFGIGKKEFGFKTLEEIIKRLLNNI, encoded by the coding sequence ATGAATGTGGCATTATTACATTATCGAGGAGGTTTAATGGATGGAGTTTCATTGGAAATGGAAAAATGGAAAAAAGTGTTAGAAAAATTAGGGCATAAAGTAGATATTGTTGCAGGGAATAATAATAATGGCGTAGATGTTTATATCAAAGAAATAGGATTTGAAACACCAGAATATAAATTAATAAATAAAAATTCTTTTGAAAAACTAGAGGATTTTTCCGAGAATGAATTGATTGAATTGATTGATTTAAAAAGCACTGAAATATTACATATATTCAATGAAAAATTAAGTAAATATGATATAATAATCTCAAATAATGTATGGTCGCTAGGTGCTTATTTGCCAGTAGCAATAGCCTTGAAAAAATATGCAGATAAAAATAAAGAAAAAATATTTATTTCTCATCATCATGATTTCTGGTGGGAAAGAGAATATTTCTTACATCCAACTACTGAAAAAATAAAAGAACTGTTAATAAAATATTGTCCATCTGTTGGGAATAATATAAAACATGTAGTTATTAATTCTTTTGCAAAAGATGAATTGTATAAGAGAAAAAATATTAATTCAACAATTGTTCCTAATGTTATGAATTTTGATGAACCTTTTGAAGTTAGTAAAATACTGAATAATAAAATTAGACAGGAATTTAATATACCTTCAAGTAGTGTAGTATTTTTACAAGCTACAAGAATAACAAGAAGAAAAGCAATTGAATTGGCAATAGATTTAATGGAAAATGTCAATTATAAAATGAAAGATTATGTTGGAAAAAAATTATATAATGATGAAATATATAATGGAGAAAATTTTTTAGTATTTTCTGGTATGTCTGAAGATGAAGAATATAAAAATGAACTTTATAAAAAAGCAGAAGAATTAAATGTAAAAATAATTGATATGTATGATTTTGTAGAAAAAGGGATATGGAGTTTTTGGGATATTTATAGTGTTTCAGATATAATAACCTATCCTTCAATTTTAGAAGGATGGGGGAATCAATTACTTGAAGCTATTATTGCAAAAAAGCCTGTAGTTTTGTTTGAGTATGATGTGTTTTTAAAAGATATAAAATTTTCAGGGTTAGAGTATATAAGTTTAGGAAATAAATATATAAAAAAGAATGGATTAATGGAAATTGACAATAAAATTCTTGAAGATGCTTCTAATTCAATAATAAAAATTTTGTTTGATAAAAATAAATATTTTGAAATGGTAAACAAAAACTTCGGAATAGGAAAAAAAGAATTTGGTTTTAAAACGTTGGAAGAAATAATAAAAAGACTTTTAAATAATATATGA
- a CDS encoding LacI family DNA-binding transcriptional regulator, with protein MATIMDVAKLAGVSKATVSRVLNNNLHVSEETRARVLYAIEKLGFKPKFSAKALANSKKNFKIAICISKRMDLIKDESDEIGQFYGIILKEIKGMATLYGIEEENIHLENPQKGYDGYILVSGDVTKEIIKEYRKLGKPMVLVDHYIIGEKIDSILPDSFDGSFYAVNYLIKHGMKNILHLHGPLNSYGFRSRYNGYTEAMLSNGLIPKYYEYDDVNNNMSYVVKKIIKNEKVDAIFTSNDMTAIRLMDELKKYNVKIPEDISIIGFDDIPKAKRYNPPLTTVKVFKQEMGNIAFKRLYELMLNENIHPIRISLFTKFIKRKSTK; from the coding sequence ATGGCAACAATAATGGATGTTGCCAAATTGGCTGGGGTATCCAAAGCTACAGTTTCCAGAGTGTTAAATAACAATCTGCATGTTAGTGAAGAAACAAGAGCAAGGGTTTTATATGCAATAGAAAAATTAGGCTTTAAACCAAAATTTTCTGCAAAAGCTTTGGCAAATAGTAAAAAAAATTTTAAAATAGCTATCTGTATAAGTAAGCGAATGGATTTGATTAAAGATGAATCTGATGAAATTGGTCAATTTTATGGAATTATATTAAAAGAAATAAAAGGTATGGCAACACTTTATGGGATTGAGGAAGAAAATATTCATTTAGAAAATCCTCAAAAGGGTTATGATGGATATATTCTTGTGAGTGGTGATGTTACAAAGGAAATTATAAAAGAATATAGAAAATTAGGTAAACCTATGGTTTTAGTAGATCACTATATTATTGGAGAAAAAATTGATAGTATATTGCCAGATAGTTTTGATGGTTCATTTTATGCGGTGAATTATTTAATTAAACATGGAATGAAAAATATTTTGCATTTACATGGTCCACTAAATTCATATGGTTTTAGAAGTAGATATAATGGATATACTGAAGCAATGTTATCAAACGGATTAATTCCGAAATATTATGAGTATGATGATGTAAATAATAATATGAGTTATGTTGTTAAGAAAATCATAAAAAATGAAAAAGTGGACGCCATTTTTACTTCGAATGATATGACAGCTATTAGGTTAATGGATGAATTGAAAAAGTATAATGTTAAAATACCTGAAGATATATCTATAATAGGATTTGATGATATACCAAAAGCAAAAAGATATAATCCGCCTTTAACAACGGTAAAAGTTTTTAAACAAGAAATGGGTAATATAGCTTTTAAACGTTTATATGAGCTAATGTTAAATGAAAATATACACCCAATTAGAATTTCTCTATTTACAAAGTTTATAAAGAGAAAAAGTACAAAATAA
- the groES gene encoding co-chaperone GroES, which translates to MKVRPLGNRLLIKPVIEEKKTEGGIVLPDTAKEKPMRAEVVAVGNIDDDVEINVGDHVIFAKYSGTEIKIDDEDYILIDVDDILAKYED; encoded by the coding sequence ATGAAAGTAAGACCATTAGGTAACAGATTATTGATAAAACCTGTTATTGAAGAAAAGAAAACTGAAGGTGGTATAGTTTTACCAGATACAGCAAAAGAAAAACCTATGAGAGCGGAAGTTGTTGCTGTTGGAAATATAGATGATGATGTAGAAATTAATGTAGGTGATCATGTAATTTTTGCAAAATATTCAGGAACAGAAATTAAAATCGATGATGAAGACTATATTTTAATTGATGTAGACGATATTTTAGCAAAATATGAAGACTAA
- the groL gene encoding chaperonin GroEL (60 kDa chaperone family; promotes refolding of misfolded polypeptides especially under stressful conditions; forms two stacked rings of heptamers to form a barrel-shaped 14mer; ends can be capped by GroES; misfolded proteins enter the barrel where they are refolded when GroES binds) produces the protein MAKMMVFSEEARRALERGVDKVANAVKITLGPKGRNVVLEKSWGSPTITNDGVSIAKEIELKDKFENLGAQLVKEVASKTNDVAGDGTTTATVLAQAMIREGLKNVAAGANPMLMKTGIQKASEKVVEEIKNMSKKLSNKEDIAHVASISANNDEIGNLIADAMDKVGEDGVITVEDSKTMETFVDFTEGMQFDRGYISPYFATDTEKMEAIMKDPYILITDKKISTVKPLIPVLEKVAQAGKPLVIIAEDVEGEALSTLVLNKLRGTLESVAVKAPGFGDRRKAMLQDIAILTGGVVISEEVGLTLENITLNDLGRADMVKVRKDDTIIVGGKGSEENIKERIKQIRAQIENTTSEYEKETLQERLAKMAGGVAVIKVGAATETELKEKKHRIEDALSATRAAVDEGIVPGGGVTLLRAKKAVEPLLNELEGDELIGAKVVYNALEAPIRQIALNAGVDGAIIIDRVLAKDEVSYGYDALNNEYVDMFEKGIIDPAKVTRSAVQNASSIASMLLTTEVLVVDEPKEEKAPEMPDMPAY, from the coding sequence ATGGCTAAAATGATGGTATTTTCAGAAGAAGCAAGAAGAGCTCTTGAAAGAGGCGTTGATAAAGTTGCAAATGCTGTTAAAATAACATTAGGTCCTAAAGGTAGAAATGTTGTTTTAGAAAAAAGCTGGGGTTCTCCAACAATAACAAATGATGGTGTTTCTATCGCAAAAGAAATCGAATTAAAAGATAAATTCGAAAACTTAGGAGCTCAATTAGTTAAAGAAGTAGCTTCTAAAACAAATGATGTTGCTGGAGACGGTACAACAACAGCTACAGTATTAGCTCAAGCAATGATTAGGGAAGGTTTGAAAAATGTAGCAGCTGGTGCTAATCCAATGTTAATGAAGACAGGAATTCAAAAAGCATCAGAAAAAGTTGTTGAAGAGATTAAAAACATGAGCAAGAAATTATCTAATAAAGAAGATATTGCACATGTTGCATCAATTTCAGCTAATAATGATGAAATTGGAAACTTAATAGCTGATGCAATGGATAAAGTTGGTGAAGATGGAGTTATCACAGTTGAAGATTCAAAAACAATGGAAACATTTGTTGATTTCACAGAAGGTATGCAATTTGATAGAGGTTACATTTCACCATATTTCGCAACAGATACAGAGAAAATGGAAGCAATAATGAAAGATCCATATATTTTAATTACAGATAAAAAGATTTCAACAGTGAAACCTTTAATTCCTGTATTAGAAAAAGTAGCTCAAGCTGGTAAACCATTAGTAATAATTGCTGAAGATGTTGAAGGTGAAGCATTGTCAACATTGGTATTAAATAAATTAAGAGGAACATTAGAATCAGTAGCTGTAAAAGCACCTGGTTTTGGTGACAGAAGAAAAGCAATGTTGCAAGATATTGCAATTTTAACAGGTGGAGTTGTAATAAGCGAAGAAGTAGGGTTAACATTAGAAAATATAACATTAAATGATCTTGGTAGAGCAGATATGGTTAAAGTGAGAAAAGATGATACAATCATTGTTGGTGGAAAAGGTTCTGAAGAAAATATAAAAGAAAGAATAAAACAAATAAGAGCACAAATTGAAAATACAACTTCAGAATATGAAAAAGAAACATTACAAGAAAGACTTGCAAAAATGGCAGGAGGAGTTGCAGTAATTAAAGTTGGTGCGGCAACAGAGACAGAATTAAAAGAAAAGAAACACAGAATAGAAGATGCATTATCAGCAACAAGGGCAGCAGTTGATGAAGGTATAGTTCCTGGTGGTGGAGTAACTTTATTAAGAGCTAAAAAAGCTGTTGAACCATTATTAAATGAGTTAGAAGGAGACGAATTAATCGGAGCAAAAGTTGTATATAACGCATTAGAAGCTCCAATTAGACAAATTGCATTAAATGCAGGTGTTGATGGTGCAATAATAATTGATAGAGTATTGGCAAAAGATGAAGTTTCATATGGATATGATGCATTAAATAATGAATATGTTGATATGTTTGAAAAAGGTATTATTGATCCAGCTAAAGTTACAAGAAGTGCTGTACAAAATGCTTCTTCAATTGCATCAATGTTATTAACAACAGAAGTATTGGTAGTAGATGAGCCAAAAGAAGAAAAAGCACCTGAAATGCCAGATATGCCAGCATATTAA
- a CDS encoding YbaB/EbfC family nucleoid-associated protein has translation MAKKIRGLGGRSLKSSGGKKNDIMKLMQEAQKTQELMEQELKQFENELSIKEFEATSGGGVVKVIVTGDLRVKDIEISDELEDEEFEIIKDMIIAATNEALEKAKLYKEEETEKISQKYLGGLNFGM, from the coding sequence ATGGCTAAAAAGATTAGAGGATTAGGTGGTAGGAGTTTAAAATCATCTGGCGGTAAAAAAAATGATATTATGAAATTAATGCAAGAAGCTCAAAAAACTCAGGAATTAATGGAACAAGAATTAAAACAATTTGAAAATGAATTATCTATTAAAGAATTTGAAGCTACCAGTGGTGGTGGAGTCGTAAAGGTTATAGTTACAGGAGATCTAAGAGTTAAAGATATAGAAATTTCTGATGAGTTAGAAGATGAAGAATTTGAGATAATAAAAGATATGATAATAGCAGCAACGAATGAAGCTTTAGAAAAAGCAAAATTATATAAAGAAGAAGAAACGGAAAAAATATCTCAAAAATATCTTGGAGGATTAAATTTTGGTATGTAA
- the gap gene encoding type I glyceraldehyde-3-phosphate dehydrogenase, producing the protein MAIKIAINGFGRIGRIVFREMVKNEKFEVVAINDLTDPKTLAHLLKYDSVHGKFDGTVEVEEDGFVVNGKKIKVFAEKNPANLPWKELEVDIVIESTGVFRNKEKAMPHIEAGAKKVIITAPAKGEVDLTVVMGVNDELLSKDHVVVSNASCTTNSIAPVIKVLNDKFKIQKGLLTTVHSFTNDQRVLDLPHSDLRRARAAAVNIIPTTTGAAKAVGVVIPELKGKLDGIAMRVPTPDGSITDLTIVVEKATTAEEVNAAIKEATETYLKGILGYNEEMIVSSDIIGTKLAGIFDSTLTKVMDGTLVKVASWYDNEYGYSAMVVKLAEKMADLM; encoded by the coding sequence ATGGCTATTAAGATTGCTATTAACGGTTTTGGGAGAATTGGGAGAATTGTGTTTAGGGAAATGGTGAAAAATGAAAAGTTCGAAGTTGTTGCTATTAATGATTTAACAGATCCAAAAACTTTGGCACATTTATTAAAATACGATAGTGTTCATGGAAAATTTGATGGAACTGTGGAAGTTGAAGAAGATGGATTTGTTGTAAATGGTAAAAAGATTAAAGTATTTGCAGAAAAGAATCCAGCAAATTTACCATGGAAAGAATTAGAAGTAGATATTGTTATAGAATCAACAGGTGTATTTAGAAATAAAGAAAAAGCAATGCCACATATTGAAGCAGGTGCAAAAAAGGTTATTATTACAGCTCCTGCAAAAGGTGAAGTTGATTTAACAGTTGTAATGGGTGTTAATGATGAACTATTATCAAAAGATCATGTTGTAGTTTCAAATGCATCATGTACAACAAATTCTATTGCCCCAGTAATTAAAGTATTAAACGATAAATTCAAAATTCAAAAAGGTTTGTTAACAACTGTACATTCTTTCACTAATGACCAAAGAGTATTAGATTTACCACACAGTGACTTAAGAAGAGCAAGGGCTGCCGCAGTTAATATTATTCCAACAACAACAGGTGCAGCAAAAGCTGTTGGGGTTGTTATTCCTGAATTAAAAGGAAAGTTAGATGGTATAGCAATGAGAGTTCCAACTCCAGATGGTTCTATTACAGATTTAACAATAGTTGTTGAAAAAGCAACAACAGCAGAAGAAGTAAATGCTGCTATAAAAGAAGCAACAGAGACATATTTGAAAGGAATTTTAGGATATAATGAAGAAATGATAGTATCTTCTGATATCATAGGAACAAAGCTTGCAGGTATTTTTGATTCAACTTTAACAAAAGTTATGGATGGTACATTAGTGAAAGTTGCTTCCTGGTATGACAATGAATATGGTTATTCAGCAATGGTTGTAAAATTAGCAGAAAAAATGGCAGACTTAATGTAA